The stretch of DNA CGCCACCGTGATCGGCGGCGTCAGCCTGAACGGTGGCCGGGGCACCCTGTTCGGCGCGCTGACCGGGGTGCTGACCCTCCAACTGGTGGTCAACGTGATGACCCTGGCCGGAGTGCCGCCGCTCTGGAACCAGTTCCTCAACGGCGCGATCATCATCCTCGCGCTGATCGTCTCCCGCTTCGCCTCCGGCGAGAAGCAGGAGTAGTACCCGGCCGTCCCGTACCCGCCCCGGCCATCCCGTACCCGCCCCGGCCGTCGAACCGGTCGGGGTGCCCCCCACGAAGGGACCCCCGTGAGCCACCTCCCCACCCCCGCCGGAGACGGCGCCTCGCGCCGCAGCGTCCTGGGCGCCGCGCTGTCGTTCGGCGCCGCGCTGGCCGCCTCCAGCCTCCCCGAGTTCACCCCGCGCGCCGAGGCCGTCGCCCGGCCGGCGCTCGCGTTGGTGCCCGAGGCCCAGGCGGTGGCGCTCTGGTACACCGCCCCCGGCACCGAGCCGGTCATCCTGCAGCAGGGCCTGCCGGTCGGCAACGGCCGCCTCGGCGCCCTGACCACCGGCGACCCGTCCCACGAGGCCCTCTACCTGGCCGACGCCACCCTGTGGACCGGCGGGCCGAACACCACCCTGGACTCCGGCGGCCAATTCCCCTACACCAGCAACGACTTCGGCACCTTCGGGCTGCTCGCCAAGGTCTACCTCGACCTGCCCGCCCACACCGCCGCGGCGATCAGCGGCTACCGGCGCAGCCTCGACCTGTCCAACGGCCTGGCCGTCACCAGCTACCAGGCGGGCGGGGCGAGTTACCGGCGCGAGGTGTTCGCCAGCCACCCGGACGACCTGCTGGTGATCAGGCTCAGCCAGACCGGCGGCGGCACCTTCACCGGCAGCCTCACCCTGACCGGCACCCGGGGCGAGACCGTCACGGCGGACGCGGCAAGTGCCTCGGTCTCCTTCTCTGCGGCCCTGGCCAACGGGCTGGCGTACGCCACCGTGCTCAAGGCCGTCGGCACCGGCGGCTCGGTCTCCGCCTCCTCCGCCGCCGGCGGCAAGGTGACCTTCAGCGGCTGCACCGAGGTGCTGCTGCTGATCAGCGGCGGCACCACGTACTCGGCCACGGCCACCGGGTACCAGGACCGCACCCGCGACCCGTTGGCCGTCGCGCGGGCCAGGGCCGGCTCGGCCGCCGCCGTGGCCGGCACCGCGCTGCTGGCCACCCACACCGCCGACCACCAGCGCCTCCAGCAGGCCATGACCGTCAACCTGGGTACCTCCACCGCCGCGCAGCGGGCGATGGACACCGCCTCCCGGCTGGCCGCCCGGGCCGTGGCCGGCGCCGCGCCCGACCCCGAACTGGAGGCCTGCTACCTGCAGTTCGGCCGGTACCTGACCATCGCCGGGTCACGCGGCAGCCTGCCCACCAACCTCCAGGGGCTCTGGCTCGACACCAACTCCCCCGACTGGATGGGCGATTACCACACCGACATCAACCTCCAGATGAACTACTGGCTGCCCGACCGGGCCGGCCTCGGCGAGTGCTTCACCGCCTTCGCCGACTACTGCGTCAGCCAGTACCCGGGCTGGCGGGACGCCACCCAGCGGCTCTTCCAGGACCCCCGCAACGGCTACCGCAACACATCCGGCACGGTGGCGGGTTGGACGGTGGGCATCTCCACCAACGTCTGGGGCGGCAGCGGTTGGGACTGGCACCCGGCCGGCAGCGCCTGGCTCTGCCGCTCCCTCTACGAGCACTACGAGTTCACCCAGGACGCGGCCTACCTGGCCCGGATCTACCCACTGCTCAAGGGGGCCTGCGAGTTCTGGCAGGCCCGGCTGGTCACCGTCACCGACCCCGCCACCGGCAGCCAGGTGCTGGTGGACGACCACGACTGGTCGCCCGAGCAGGGGCCGGGCGACGCCCGGGGCATCACCTACGCGCAGGAGCTGGTCCGGCAGCTCTTCCAGGACTACCGGGCCGCCGCGAGCACCCTCGGGCTCGACGCCGCCTTCGCCGCCACCGTGGCCGACCTGCAGGGCCGGCTCTACCTGCCGCGGGTCAGCGCCACCACCGGCTGGCTGGAGGAGTGGATGACGGACGCCAACCTCGGCGACACCACCCACCGCCACCTCTCCCCGCTGATCGGCCTCTTCCCCGGCGACCGCCTCGACCCCGACACCACGCCCACCGACCTGCTGGTCGGCGCCACCAAGCTGCTGACCGCGCGCGGGATGCAGAGCTTCGGCTGGGCCTGCGCCTGGCGGGCGCTCTGCTGGGCCCGGCTGCACAACGCCGACAAGGCGTACCAGCTGGTCACCACCGTGATGAAGCCCTCGGTCGACTTCAGTAACGGCACCGGGATCAACATGTTCGACATGTACGGCTTCGGCTCCCGGTCGACCTTCCAGATCGACGCCAACTACGGCACGCCGGCGGCGATGATCGAGATGCTGGTGCACTCCCGGCCCGGGCTGGTCGAGCTGCTGCCCGCCCTGCCCACCGCCTGGGCGGCGAGCGGCTCGGTCACGGGGGCCGGCGTGCGGGGCGGCTTCACCGTGGACTTCGCCTGGAGCGGCGGCCAGGTGACCAGCCTGACCCTGCACAGCATCGGCGGCACCGCCACCACCGTCCGGGTGGGCGCCTGGAGCCAGGGCGTCACGCTGGCCGCCGGCGGGTCCGTCACCCTCACCCCCGACCCGGTGGCCCTGCCCTCGGTGGTCCAGTTCGTCAACCGGCGCAGCGGCAAGGCGATCGACGACCCCGGCGCCTCGGCCGCCACCGGCACCGCCATGATCCAGTGGACGCCCTCGCAGGCGGCCAACCAGACGTGGCTGGCAGCGCCGATCGGCGGCGGTGCCTGGCAGTTCACCAACGGCTCCTCCCACTTGGCGCTGGACGTCCAGGGCGGCGGCACGGCGGGCGGCACCCCGATCATCCAGTGGACCCCGACCCAGGGCACCAACCAGCAGTGGCGCCTGGCCGACGCCGGGGGCGGCTACGTGACGATCGTCAGCGTCCGCAGCGGGCTGGTGCTCGGCGTCACCGGCGACTCCACCGCCGA from Kitasatospora sp. MMS16-BH015 encodes:
- a CDS encoding glycoside hydrolase N-terminal domain-containing protein, encoding MSHLPTPAGDGASRRSVLGAALSFGAALAASSLPEFTPRAEAVARPALALVPEAQAVALWYTAPGTEPVILQQGLPVGNGRLGALTTGDPSHEALYLADATLWTGGPNTTLDSGGQFPYTSNDFGTFGLLAKVYLDLPAHTAAAISGYRRSLDLSNGLAVTSYQAGGASYRREVFASHPDDLLVIRLSQTGGGTFTGSLTLTGTRGETVTADAASASVSFSAALANGLAYATVLKAVGTGGSVSASSAAGGKVTFSGCTEVLLLISGGTTYSATATGYQDRTRDPLAVARARAGSAAAVAGTALLATHTADHQRLQQAMTVNLGTSTAAQRAMDTASRLAARAVAGAAPDPELEACYLQFGRYLTIAGSRGSLPTNLQGLWLDTNSPDWMGDYHTDINLQMNYWLPDRAGLGECFTAFADYCVSQYPGWRDATQRLFQDPRNGYRNTSGTVAGWTVGISTNVWGGSGWDWHPAGSAWLCRSLYEHYEFTQDAAYLARIYPLLKGACEFWQARLVTVTDPATGSQVLVDDHDWSPEQGPGDARGITYAQELVRQLFQDYRAAASTLGLDAAFAATVADLQGRLYLPRVSATTGWLEEWMTDANLGDTTHRHLSPLIGLFPGDRLDPDTTPTDLLVGATKLLTARGMQSFGWACAWRALCWARLHNADKAYQLVTTVMKPSVDFSNGTGINMFDMYGFGSRSTFQIDANYGTPAAMIEMLVHSRPGLVELLPALPTAWAASGSVTGAGVRGGFTVDFAWSGGQVTSLTLHSIGGTATTVRVGAWSQGVTLAAGGSVTLTPDPVALPSVVQFVNRRSGKAIDDPGASAATGTAMIQWTPSQAANQTWLAAPIGGGAWQFTNGSSHLALDVQGGGTAGGTPIIQWTPTQGTNQQWRLADAGGGYVTIVSVRSGLVLGVTGDSTADAAGIEQQADTGSSSQQWQLRRA